TTTGCCATCCAGTGATTGCCACGAATCAGGCattgtaagtatgtatgtgtggattaACACTGGTGGCGTTGTTGTGTAACAGGTGGTTGAAATTCTATTGTACGACAAACCGTTTGTTGATGTCGGCATACCAAGTCAGAGTGACATCGGTTAAACGATAATTGATATGATAATTGTTGggaccacacatacacacagagacacagagacagacagacagacacacacacacacacacacacacgcacgcacgcacgcacgcacatcacacacacacacacacacacacacacacacacacacacacacacacacacatacatacatacatacatacatacatacatacatacatacatacatacatacatacatacatacatacacacacacatacatacatacatacatacatacatacatacatacatacatacatacatacatacatacgtgccaGGGACTTTCTTTTGGAGATATGTTTACTCTTAAAGAACTACACGGATATACAATCAAGAACGAGGCGGGGAATTTCACGCCGACAGCACCATCTGCACGAATCCTCATCAGTTCTGTTCGTACCGTGTGTGATTTTTGAGGTATACAATATTAGGGCGTCCGTACTAATTATATTTCACATCGTAACATCTTAAAAATGATGAGCTGGTCGGTCAGGTAATTTATTTAAAAGGATTAAAAAAGGGAAGTGTTTGTGATACATGTCGGTGATATTTTCAAGTCATCATCATACTTTAACATTCTGAATACCTTAGAAATCATAATTATAGTCAGAAGACATTTTGAACCAtagttttattaaaattttccaaatttcagccataaatgaaaattttcaCTCTGATACGTGCTCTTGGTGTTGGCGTCTAACAATTAGTgacgttgtattttttttctaaacctGCCGTAGAGGTCGtcgattttttttccaaatcgCCAGAATGAAGAAGTAGGGTCGGCCGGAAGCCACCCTGAGGCCTGACAAACAGACAGTAGGAACACCCAACCTACTATCAATCAGGTATACGTATCGTATTCGTCATCAGTGGTCgaaattttgatacattttcacCATAAAATGTAAACTCTTGTTGTGTGTATGACAGACAAATAAGTATgcacttatttatttattcatttacttatttatttatttgtactggatagttctttaattgtctcccaagaagtccagttaGGGTCATCTCCCTCATGGGTTTAGTGTTAATGCCGGAGAAAACCGTAGTGCACGGGGGAAAACCCACaatgttcggtagagtcaaactgaacgacactcttctttaatacttacagcgtggtaaatttaatcaaaccgtgaatgggttcgaaccccgactgcagtggtaagaggaaagtggtttaaccactcggcaaCCGACAACCCTTATAAGTGCATACTTTTGTCGCATTCTGGGACCGGTGCTTGTGACACGATTCCAATGATACCCCATCCCATGCTGCTCATCGAAGTTATTGGCCAACTCTTAGGTATTCCAACAGTTTTTCAATTGCCCGTCAGACAACCAACCCATGAGAGTAATTGATGTAATTTCGCTTGACCATGACATCGGAAAATTCAGAACAAATGTCAAGTGCATTTCAGATTattgttgaaaaataaatgatttgtaTGTCTCCTAGGATACGTGTCGTCATCTTTCCTAGATCTGTAAAGATTATATTTACTATTTCTTATCTGTACGTGATCAACGTCAACATCTTTACATGACGCTACTCGCATTTTACCTAAACCATCTATGAAAAATTCCGAATGCCCGATTCGCTTGTACTCGGGATCAAATCCGACTTGCCGAACTACTGCAGTCTTTGCCATGAAGAAATCAATGACGACGTCAGTGACGTCACATTCAGGAAATCTTTCATGAGGTCGGTAACTTCCGTAGAGCGTTCGGAGACAATCGCCGCTCTCGCCGCCATATTTGAAAACATAGCATTTGTTATATGGTCGGCCATTGACAGTTCCTCCAACCAAATCCAAACGTCCCATGGGGTCCTCTAATTTTTTCAACATCCGCTCAAGTTTTGTTTTCTCTGTGAATATGAAATCGTCATCAACccataccaaatattttgtggTCACCTGACTCAGTGCAACACCCCGCCCTGCAAAAAGTCCTTCTGCAAATGGCATAATGGATTGTTTGACGTTATTACCTAGAACCATATCCAGTTTCTCTGTGTCGTCTGCTACAATAATCGTCATATTTggataaaatttgttgatactTTCTACGAGCCGATTCACAGCGTCATATCTTTCAAACGTTTTGGTTATTATTGTCACCCTGTCAGCTATTTTGCCTCCTTGACCTGGGTCATACAGATCCGGCAATGTGTGTCTTCTGATGTGAACACGAACGTTGACAGTAAAGTGCATGAATGTAACATCGACAGTGTCCCGTATGTCGATGTCGTAAAACGTACTCTTATAAATCACGTGACTCAACACTCTGTTTATTTGACTGACATCACGACTACTCAATTCTAGTGTAGTCGTATAGTTTCCCGCAAACGACACATTGACGAGTTTTAGTATTTTCTTGAATgatgattgccatggtaacatcagTTTTCCTATCTTATGACGAGATTTAATTATTATGCTAATATTCTTATCTTCTGATGAGAGAACAGCTGCTATTGGATCAACAGAGATTCCAACTAGTCGGACAGCTTGCAAAGGCTCA
This is a stretch of genomic DNA from Glandiceps talaboti chromosome 9, keGlaTala1.1, whole genome shotgun sequence. It encodes these proteins:
- the LOC144439871 gene encoding beta-1,4 N-acetylgalactosaminyltransferase 2-like, which codes for MKANELFYCIVCFAFGALMTNMVSFHMTRHTVRYDDIKKEWADDTQVRFVFGGKTGDLHHGMFDSDIMMTSSSILENVSREEFSSDSRDNFETKRDEKLFDDALAQNVDETPLGDERINVFQAASLKDLWTQPDEKMILPTESSLRNKMRIDKVCGKCYRTLKHPLDPAMNKRRQREALRWQKEEESRMQPLGNCHAMSPINYIASGIVVEPLQAVRLVGISVDPIAAVLSSEDKNISIIIKSRHKIGKLMLPWQSSFKKILKLVNVSFAGNYTTTLELSSRDVSQINRVLSHVIYKSTFYDIDIRDTVDVTFMHFTVNVRVHIRRHTLPDLYDPGQGGKIADRVTIITKTFERYDAVNRLVESINKFYPNMTIIVADDTEKLDMVLGNNVKQSIMPFAEGLFAGRGVALSQVTTKYLVWVDDDFIFTEKTKLERMLKKLEDPMGRLDLVGGTVNGRPYNKCYVFKYGGESGDCLRTLYGSYRPHERFPECDVTDVVIDFFMAKTAVVRQVGFDPEYKRIGHSEFFIDGLGKMRVASCKDVDVDHVQIRNSKYNLYRSRKDDDTYPRRHTNHLFFNNNLKCT